One Kineococcus aurantiacus genomic window carries:
- the atzF gene encoding allophanate hydrolase: MNPLEQKVRRAYARIAEADRPEVWITLRDVEDVAAEAATVDPAAPLAGLLVAVKDNIDVAGLPTTAAAPSFAYDPAQDSTAVARLRAAGALVLGKTNLDQFATGLVGTRSPHGAVRNAFAPDRISGGSSSGSAVAVALGLVDVALGTDTAGSGRVPAALHGIVGVKPTRGLVPNTGVVPACRSLDCVTVFARDLATARRVAETVTGPDGRDPLARADAPLPAPPARPRVAVPTAEHLEGLADGWAQAFARYVERVRATGAEVVEVDVAPLLAAAELLYGGAFVAERTAAVGEHVARHADLVGTDLDPTVAAIVRAGESVTAVDVFRDRERLDHLAARAAELLAGTSALLTPTTTWHPTLAEVAAEPVAANSRLGRFTNFANLLDMASLAVPAGTVDGLPFGVMLTGPAFSDRVLAALADRWADPVVDLLVVGAHLSGQPLNHELVAAGASLVGPVSTAPQYRLFALDTVPPKPGMVRDADGASIEGEVWRLPARGFGTFTAALPQPMTIGAVTLSDGRVVRGFLAEPAALAGAREITASGSWPAALRSASRGVVEASAG; encoded by the coding sequence GTGAACCCGCTGGAGCAGAAGGTCCGCCGGGCCTACGCCCGCATCGCCGAGGCCGACCGGCCCGAGGTGTGGATCACGTTGCGCGACGTCGAGGACGTGGCCGCCGAAGCCGCCACGGTCGACCCGGCCGCACCGCTGGCGGGGCTCCTCGTCGCGGTCAAGGACAACATCGACGTGGCGGGGCTGCCCACCACCGCGGCCGCGCCGTCCTTCGCGTACGACCCCGCGCAGGACTCCACCGCGGTCGCCCGGTTGCGGGCCGCCGGCGCCCTCGTCCTGGGCAAGACGAACCTGGACCAGTTCGCCACGGGCCTGGTCGGCACCCGCAGCCCCCACGGCGCCGTCCGCAACGCCTTCGCCCCCGACCGGATCTCCGGCGGGTCCAGCTCCGGGTCCGCCGTCGCCGTCGCCCTCGGTCTCGTCGACGTCGCCCTCGGCACCGACACCGCCGGGTCCGGGCGCGTGCCCGCCGCCCTGCACGGCATCGTCGGGGTCAAACCCACCCGCGGGCTCGTCCCGAACACCGGCGTCGTCCCGGCCTGCCGCAGCCTCGACTGCGTCACCGTCTTCGCCCGCGACCTCGCCACCGCCCGCCGCGTCGCCGAGACGGTGACGGGCCCCGACGGGCGCGACCCCCTGGCCCGCGCCGACGCGCCCCTGCCCGCGCCCCCGGCCCGGCCGCGCGTCGCGGTCCCCACCGCCGAGCACCTCGAGGGCCTGGCCGACGGCTGGGCGCAGGCGTTCGCCCGGTACGTCGAGCGGGTCCGCGCCACGGGCGCCGAGGTCGTCGAGGTCGACGTCGCGCCGCTGCTGGCGGCGGCCGAGCTGCTGTACGGCGGCGCGTTCGTCGCCGAGCGCACGGCCGCGGTGGGCGAGCACGTCGCCCGGCACGCCGACCTGGTCGGCACCGACCTGGACCCCACGGTCGCGGCCATCGTGCGGGCCGGGGAGTCCGTCACCGCCGTCGACGTCTTCCGCGACCGCGAGCGCCTGGACCACCTCGCGGCGCGCGCGGCCGAGCTGCTCGCCGGGACGAGCGCGCTGCTCACCCCGACGACGACGTGGCACCCCACGCTCGCCGAGGTCGCCGCCGAGCCCGTCGCGGCGAACTCCCGGCTGGGGCGGTTCACGAACTTCGCGAACCTGCTCGACATGGCCTCCCTCGCCGTCCCCGCCGGGACCGTCGACGGGCTGCCGTTCGGGGTGATGCTCACCGGCCCGGCGTTCAGCGACCGGGTCCTGGCGGCGCTGGCGGACCGGTGGGCCGACCCGGTCGTCGACCTGCTCGTCGTCGGCGCCCACCTCAGCGGCCAGCCGCTGAACCACGAGCTCGTCGCCGCCGGCGCGAGCCTGGTGGGGCCGGTCAGCACCGCGCCGCAGTACCGCCTGTTCGCCCTCGACACCGTCCCGCCCAAGCCGGGCATGGTCCGCGACGCGGACGGGGCGAGCATCGAGGGGGAGGTGTGGCGGCTGCCCGCGCGCGGCTTCGGGACGTTCACCGCGGCGCTGCCGCAGCCCATGACCATCGGGGCCGTCACCCTGTCCGACGGGCGCGTGGTCCGCGGCTTCCTCGCCGAGCCGGCGGCCCTGGCCGGGGCGCGGGAGATCACGGCGTCCGGGTCGTGGCCGGCCGCCCTGCGCTCGGCCTCGCGGGGGGTCGTGGAAGCATCGGCGGGGTGA